One genomic segment of Centroberyx gerrardi isolate f3 chromosome 4, fCenGer3.hap1.cur.20231027, whole genome shotgun sequence includes these proteins:
- the LOC139909412 gene encoding zinc-binding protein A33-like, with the protein MAARSSLSEEDLLCPVCCEVFSLPVLLKCGHNSCKACLQKQWEWKGSRECPVCRTLSVAERPPINLALKIAADSFQEQRTCEDQELCILHNEKLKIFCQNDEEPICLVCQTSKQHKIHEFCPVGEAALEKKIEVSAKLESLQKQLKTLNKTKGQWEETKNYLKTQAHQNEKVIKEEFEKLHQFLWEEERARLVKLRHEEEMKSQVMCVKLEYIEDKIKNLSSIISDIETAIRASDVPFLQDYKKTKKRAKYNIQDPECIRDILIDSARHLRLLKFEIWKKMVEVVKCVPITLDPNTAQPNLRLSEELTCAQYGSKQLLPDNPERCNSRISVLGATGFTSGKHSWTVDVGHGKDWYIGVARESIKRKTTIFLNPTEGFWVIGLCNGETYWAQTSPRTRLSVKKKPQKITVELDYDKGKVVFLNTADLTPIHTFKDRFTERIFPYFAPGMYEEGKSSSPLTICPMTIAIDVQ; encoded by the exons ATGGCAGCAAGAAGTTCACTCTCTGAAGAGGACCTGCTTTGTCCTGTGTGCTGTGAGGTTTTTAGCCTTCCTGTGCTTCTAAAATGTGGCCATAATTCTTGCAAAGCTTGTTTACAGAAACAGTGGGAATGGAAGGGATCTCGAGAATGCCCAGTGTGCCGCACATTGTCTGTCGCCGAGAGGCCTCCTATAAATTTGGCACTAAAGATAGCTGCAGACTCCTTTCAAGAGCAAAGGACATGCGAGGACCAAGAACTTTGTATTCTACACAATGAGAAGCTGAAGATTTTCTGTCAGAATGATGAAGAGCCCATCTGTCTTGTCTGCCAGACATCAAAGCAGCATAAAATTCATGAATTTTGTCCAGTGGGGGAGGCGGCTCTGGAGAAAAAG ATCGAAGTTTCAGCCAAGCTGGAGTCCTTGCAGAAACAGCTCAAAACACTGAACAAGACAAAGGGGCAATGGGAGGAAACCAAAAATTATTTAAAG ACTCAAGCACATCAAAATGAGAAAGTGATAAAGGAGGAATTTGAGAAGTTACACCAGTTTCtgtgggaggaggaaagggcGAGACTGGTGAAGCTCAGACACGAAGAGGAAATGAAGAGCCAGGTGATGTGTGTGAAGCTGGAGTACATCGAGGACAAGATCAAAAACCTCTCTTCCATTATCAGTGACATTGAGACAGCCATCAGAGCAAGTGATGTGCCCTTCTTACAG GATTAcaagaagacaaagaagag GGCCAAATACAACATTCAAGACCCAGAGTGCATCAGAGATATTCTGATAGATTCTGCAAGACATCTGCGATTACTTAAATTTGAAATTTGGAAGAAGATGGTTGAAGTTGTCAAATGTG TTCCCATCACTCTGGATCCAAATACAGCCCAACCCAACTTGAGGCTCTCTGAAGAGCTGACCTGCGCGCAATACGGCAGCAAGCAGCTCCTTCCCGACAACCCCGAGCGCTGCAACAGCCGCATTTCTGTGCTGGGAGCTACTGGGTTCACTTCTGGAAAGCACAGCTGGACTGTAGACGTGGGCCACGGCAAAGACTGGTACATTGGCGTGGCCCGAGAGTCCATCAAAAGGAAGACTACCATCTTCCTCAACCCGACTGAGGGTTTCTGGGTCATCGGCTTGTGCAATGGAGAAACATACTGGGCTCAGACCTCGCCTCGTACCAGGTTATCGGTGAAGAAGAAACCCCAGAAGATTACTGTTGAGCTGGACTATGACAAGGGGAAGGTAGTGTTCCTCAACACTGCTGATTTAACACCAATACACACATTTAAAGACAGATTCACAGAGAGAATATTCCCCTACTTTGCCCCTGGTATGTATGAGGAGGGGAAAAGCTCCAGTCCACTGACAATCTGTCCAATGACAATAGCTATAGATGTACAGTAG